A section of the Deltaproteobacteria bacterium genome encodes:
- a CDS encoding MoaD/ThiS family protein gives MKIDLSLFASLARYVPDKTESHGNRILEVSEGTTIMEVLKSMELPLDKVKMIFLNGLHATGDEVLKDGDRVGVFPPVAGG, from the coding sequence ATTGATTTAAGTTTATTTGCCTCTCTCGCACGGTATGTACCGGATAAAACCGAAAGCCATGGCAATCGAATACTCGAGGTGTCTGAAGGGACTACAATCATGGAAGTTCTTAAAAGTATGGAACTCCCTCTTGATAAAGTTAAAATGATATTCCTGAACGGGTTGCATGCCACGGGTGATGAAGTCCTGAAAGACGGTGATAGAGTAGGCGTTTTCCCGCCAGTCGCCGGGGGCTAA